The Exiguobacterium acetylicum genome includes a window with the following:
- a CDS encoding YerC/YecD family TrpR-related protein, giving the protein MQLDKLRGKELDQLFTAIMKMDSLEDCYTLFEDLATVNEIQALAQRLEVARQLREGNTYHKIEKATGASTATISRVKRCLNYGSGGYDLALARLGLVEQEVADN; this is encoded by the coding sequence ATGCAACTCGATAAATTGCGTGGAAAAGAATTAGATCAGTTATTTACAGCCATCATGAAGATGGATTCATTAGAAGATTGTTATACGTTGTTCGAAGACTTAGCGACCGTCAACGAAATCCAGGCGCTCGCCCAACGTCTTGAAGTCGCACGTCAATTACGTGAAGGCAATACGTATCACAAAATCGAGAAGGCGACCGGTGCTTCAACGGCAACGATCTCGCGTGTCAAACGTTGCTTGAACTACGGTTCTGGCGGTTATGACTTAGCACTCGCCCGTTTAGGTCTTGTAGAGCAAGAAGTAGCGGATAACTAA